One window from the genome of Aquabacterium sp. A3 encodes:
- a CDS encoding ThiF family adenylyltransferase, whose protein sequence is MLLEVLKAAGLNKDVDVIGAVRSKVGTEREGLIVDVHCDSVSTHNTLGLRSPERFALLHTGHAGHPPAVYAMRKNFPDAMHLNLAPPGSPRALCLYFEPDEAVMRGWTPQRFFKRIQWWMQGSAAGTIHAVDQPVEQPFFETGYELVLPRNFDALRADKSVTLGAFKVEPARADGICTVRLLQTKEGAGEKSADVIYIDCPAVRHGTRVSSPETLGQLAEELSTRGVDLGDILRKELASLLTGRTEKFSLEGRSVIVLLNIPVQREEGGREEVIQRLAFFAQETRQALGLALGTYMNLKGTVSVQLLIGGVQPEERGWRDIKVAAAQVLFMPDEKALRRFSAVKDEGPVAGVVVGVGSLGSEMLSLWARCGWGKWSVVDPDHIKPHNLARHLAFNEDVGVSKALVVRHLVNAAVELPRVVNAVAANACDETPEIKELFKAADLVVDCSTTLEFPRRASLTEHAARHVSAFVTPSGNGSVLLVEDRARRFRLSTLEAQYYRAIINSVWGTTHLKEHAGKYFSGASCRDISYEQANSTIVVHAANLAEQLRRHIQPEGAAIQIWERDATTGAVAAYDVPVESPLQWDIGDFTVHADEGLVRKLRTLREPHLPAETGGVLLGYHDLKLRQIVIVDVLAAPPDSKGTAANFERGVQGLLAQVQAIQERTGQVVGYLGEWHSHPDGHSVNPSTDDKRQLAALAIAMAEEGLPFLQVIVGKTDLGVHLGEVR, encoded by the coding sequence ATGCTGCTCGAGGTGCTCAAAGCCGCAGGCCTGAACAAGGACGTCGACGTCATCGGTGCTGTCCGGTCCAAAGTGGGGACTGAACGCGAAGGTCTCATCGTTGATGTGCATTGCGACAGTGTGAGCACGCACAACACACTGGGCCTTCGTAGCCCGGAGCGTTTTGCCCTTCTTCACACCGGGCATGCCGGTCACCCGCCCGCGGTCTATGCGATGCGGAAGAACTTTCCGGATGCGATGCATCTCAATCTCGCGCCACCTGGTAGCCCGCGGGCGTTGTGCCTCTACTTCGAGCCAGACGAGGCTGTCATGCGTGGATGGACACCGCAGCGATTCTTCAAACGGATTCAATGGTGGATGCAGGGTAGTGCTGCAGGCACTATCCACGCTGTAGACCAGCCAGTAGAACAGCCGTTCTTTGAGACAGGCTATGAACTGGTGCTGCCCCGCAACTTTGACGCTCTTCGTGCAGACAAGTCTGTGACCCTTGGGGCCTTCAAGGTTGAACCGGCGCGTGCAGATGGCATCTGCACCGTGCGCCTGCTCCAGACAAAGGAGGGCGCCGGCGAGAAATCCGCGGATGTCATTTACATCGATTGCCCAGCCGTCAGGCACGGCACACGGGTCTCCAGCCCTGAGACGTTGGGCCAGCTCGCCGAGGAATTGTCCACCCGCGGTGTGGACCTGGGCGACATCCTTCGTAAGGAACTCGCTTCGCTGCTGACTGGCAGGACTGAAAAGTTTTCGTTGGAAGGCAGGAGCGTTATCGTGCTGCTGAACATCCCCGTTCAACGTGAAGAAGGAGGCCGGGAAGAGGTCATACAGAGGCTGGCATTTTTCGCGCAGGAGACGCGTCAGGCACTGGGATTGGCCTTGGGTACCTACATGAACCTGAAGGGTACCGTGTCCGTGCAGCTCCTCATCGGTGGTGTTCAGCCTGAGGAGAGGGGTTGGCGAGACATCAAGGTCGCTGCCGCTCAGGTTCTATTTATGCCGGACGAGAAGGCGCTTCGGCGCTTCTCCGCCGTCAAGGATGAAGGTCCGGTCGCAGGCGTGGTGGTGGGAGTGGGCTCGCTGGGTAGCGAAATGCTAAGCCTATGGGCCCGATGCGGATGGGGAAAGTGGTCTGTTGTGGACCCGGACCACATCAAGCCCCATAACCTTGCGCGACACCTTGCGTTCAACGAGGACGTGGGCGTAAGCAAGGCTTTGGTGGTGCGACATTTGGTGAACGCGGCCGTTGAGTTGCCCCGAGTGGTGAACGCAGTAGCCGCCAATGCCTGTGACGAAACGCCAGAGATCAAGGAGCTGTTCAAGGCGGCAGACCTCGTGGTCGATTGCTCTACGACCTTGGAGTTTCCGCGGCGAGCAAGCCTCACGGAACATGCTGCTCGTCACGTGTCCGCATTTGTAACCCCTTCCGGCAATGGTTCAGTGCTTCTAGTCGAAGACCGTGCTCGCCGTTTCAGGCTCTCAACATTGGAGGCGCAGTACTACCGAGCCATCATTAACAGTGTTTGGGGTACGACGCATTTGAAAGAGCATGCTGGCAAATACTTCAGTGGTGCTAGCTGTCGCGACATTTCGTACGAGCAGGCGAACTCCACCATCGTGGTGCATGCTGCAAACTTGGCTGAACAGCTACGCCGCCACATTCAGCCAGAGGGCGCCGCAATTCAAATCTGGGAGCGGGACGCCACGACAGGAGCCGTTGCTGCATACGACGTGCCAGTTGAATCCCCATTGCAGTGGGACATAGGTGATTTCACCGTTCATGCCGACGAGGGGCTTGTCCGAAAGCTACGGACGCTGCGAGAGCCGCATCTTCCAGCCGAGACCGGTGGAGTCTTGCTGGGCTATCACGACCTCAAGTTGCGCCAGATTGTCATCGTCGACGTACTTGCTGCGCCCCCGGACAGCAAGGGCACTGCAGCCAATTTTGAGCGTGGAGTACAAGGCTTGCTCGCGCAAGTGCAGGCGATTCAAGAGCGTACGGGGCAGGTTGTCGGATACCTTGGTGAGTGGCACAGCCACCCAGATGGGCACAGCGTAAACCCCAGCACCGATGACAAGCGTCAGTTGGCAGCTCTCGCGATTGCGATGGCCGAGGAAGGCCTGCCGTTTCTGCAAGTC